Part of the Plasmodium chabaudi chabaudi complete apicoplast genome, isolate CB, DNA form A genome is shown below.
TAATATTAATTTTTAATTTATTTTTACAAAATTTACAATATAAAAAAAATGAATAGTTATTTATATCATATAATTTTTTATTACAATTACAATTCCATATATACATATAATCGAATATTTTTTCACAAAATAATCCGTTTAATATAGGTAAACCAGTATTAAAATTTATAGTATTAGGAATTAAAACTTCTCCAATAATAACTTTATTTTTATAAATTATTGAGGACCATTTAATAATTTGTTTTGGATTTAAAATATTTAATTTTAATCCAATAAAATTTATATTATTATAAAGTATCATTATTAATATATTATATTTATAGGTAATTTTTCTATTAAATTTGAATTTTGATCATTATATACACAAAATGTTTCTATATTTATAGCTAAACTTTGTAATTCTTTTATAATTAATTTAAAAGTTTCAGATATAAATGTGTTTTTAATTTTATTATGATTAAATAAATAATTTTTTAATAATTTTCTACTTTTAATATCATCTGATTTATATGTAAAAAATTCTTTAAATAAAAATGAAGCTCCAAAAGCTTCTAATGCCCACACTTCCATTTCACCAAATCTCTGACCACCTTGTTTTGTATTACCTTTTATAGGTTGTTGTGTTAATTCTGAATACAACCCTATAAATCTATATCTTAATTTGTCTTTTACCATATGTATTAATTTATAATAATAAATATTATTTAAACAAACACTATTATGTATTAAATGACCAGTAAATGGGTTTTTTAAAAAATATTTATTATAATTATATGATATTTTATTAAATTCAAAATTATTACTATAATTATATTTATAATAATTAAAACTATTAATATAATTATTATAATAATTATTATTTAAATTATTAGATATTATATATCTATTATTTAAATATAAACTATTTAACCCATATATACCTTCTAATATTTGACCTATATTTATTCTAGAAGGTATACCAATAGCGCTTACAAATAAATCAGGTTGAATTTTATTGTTTAAATAAGGCATATCATTAATATCATTAATATAAGAAATAACTCCTTTATGACCATGTCTATTACAAATTTTATCACCTAATTGTAAATATTTTTGTATACCTATATAAATTCTTATTTTTAAATATATATTATTATTTTTTACTTTATTATATAAATAATTAGATAATACTTCTATTTTAATAATTCTACCTATATCATTAATTGTAGAAATAACAGGTTTATTTTTAAAAATTCTTAATTTACTACCAAATAAAAAATTAATAATATTTACTAAACTTTTATTATTAAATATAAAAGGCATAAATATTAATTTAGATACTAAAATAGTATTTGGTAATAAAAAAGTACCTTCTTTTATTATTCCATATTTATCTAAATATTTTTTATGTATATTATATAATTTAGGTAAATTTATACTACATATTTCAGGTATATTATTAATAATATTTAAAGATACTTCATAAATATTTAAATGTAAAGAAGTATATAAATTATTATATAAAATTTTTTTATTAATAATAACTGCGTCTTCATATTCATATCCTAAATAAGAACCGTATCCTACTAATAAATTATTACCTAAACTATATTCACTATATAATAAATTAGAATTTACAGCTAATATTTTTCCGATATTTATCCTCTCACCTACCCATACTATTGGTTTATATGTTAATAATATATTTTGATTTAATTTTTTAAAATTATTTAAATAATAAATTATTTGTCTATTAAATATATCTCTTATAATTATTTTAATATAAGATACATAAATAACAATACCTTCTTGATAAGATACAATAGAATAATTTAAATATTTATTTATAATAAAATTATAATTTGTAATAATACTACTCAAAGTAGGATATAAAATAGGTACTACCTGAGTATGCATTTTTATACTCATTAAATTTCTAATAGAATCGTTATAATGAATAAAAGGTATTAAATTTTCTATAAAAGATAATAAATATGTAAAAGGAATATAAATAATATTTTTTATAATATTATTTATTTTAAATGTATTTTTATTTATAGTTAATATTATATTTTTATTAAAATTTATATTTTTTTTTAAATAAATTTTATTAAAATAAATATTATAAAAATTTTTATCAAAAATATCTAATATTAATTTAAAATTATATTTATTATAAAATAAATATTTATAATATGTAGTAAATTTATATTTTATATTCAAATTAGTATTAATTGTTAAATAATTTACTAATCCACAAGTTAGCCCTTCATTAGTATTTATTAAACTTATATATCCTAATACATTTCTAGGTAACTCTCTTAAATTGTTATTTAAAATTAATTTAGAATTTAATCCTGTAGTTACCATATTAATTTTAAATTTTTGATTAATTTCTGATAAATAATTTGTTTGGTCTGAATATTGAATTAAAGGGTTTATATTTATATTTTCTAAAATAATATTTATATATTTTTTATTATTTAATAAAATATTAATGTTTAAATTTTTTGTAAAATTTAATAATTGATCTTTTAAGATATTTATATATATATTACATTTAAAAGATAAATGTTCAATTACAGAATAAAACTTTTTATTATAAATATTATCTAATATATAATTTATATAATATATAAAATTAAATTTTATATTTAATATTATTTTAAAAATATCATTTAAAAATAAAATATTATTATTTATTTTTAAAATAAATAATTTTAATAAAATAATATTATATATATTATATGTATTATACATTAAAAATTTTAAATAATTATATATAATTATTTTTTTTAATACATAATTATAAGATTTTATACATATATTTAAATTTGTATTTAAATATAATAATAAAATTATAAAATTAAATTTATAATTATTTAAATAACAATATATATTTGTATTATTAAATTCTAATATTAATTTTAAATTAATATTTATATATATATATAAATAAATTATATTAATATTATTTTTTTTAAATTTTATTATAAAAATTTTATTATTTTTTTTTAATAATTGAATACATGTTTTATATAAACCATTTAATATTATAGTATTATTATATATTAAAGGTAATATAAAAATTAACATATTTACTCTTATATTTTTTTTCAAAAAAATAAATTTAAAATTTAAATGTAAAATAATTTTAAATAAATTATTAATAGTTTGAATAGTATCAATAGAATTTATATTTATATTTGTTAATAAAGTTATTAATTTAAAATAAATTATATTAAAATCATTTTTAAATGAATTATTTATTATTAATATATAATATTTTAAATTATATAAAATTTCTAAAATTAATAATAAATATAAATTAGATATAACATAATTATTTTTTATACTATTTGGATATAATAAATATATCATAATAAAATTTTATTTAAATTTAATTTTCCAATCTTAAATATATTTATTAAATTTTTAGAATTTAAATAAAAATATAAAAATATTATATTATAATTATCATATTTAATAATTATAATATTATTATTTTTTTTATACTTATTTAATAATA
Proteins encoded:
- the rpoB gene encoding DNA-directed RNA polymerase subunit B (RpoB), which codes for MIYLLYPNSIKNNYVISNLYLLLILEILYNLKYYILIINNSFKNDFNIIYFKLITLLTNININSIDTIQTINNLFKIILHLNFKFIFLKKNIRVNMLIFILPLIYNNTIILNGLYKTCIQLLKKNNKIFIIKFKKNNINIIYLYIYININLKLILEFNNTNIYCYLNNYKFNFIILLLYLNTNLNICIKSYNYVLKKIIIYNYLKFLMYNTYNIYNIILLKLFILKINNNILFLNDIFKIILNIKFNFIYYINYILDNIYNKKFYSVIEHLSFKCNIYINILKDQLLNFTKNLNINILLNNKKYINIILENININPLIQYSDQTNYLSEINQKFKINMVTTGLNSKLILNNNLRELPRNVLGYISLINTNEGLTCGLVNYLTINTNLNIKYKFTTYYKYLFYNKYNFKLILDIFDKNFYNIYFNKIYLKKNINFNKNIILTINKNTFKINNIIKNIIYIPFTYLLSFIENLIPFIHYNDSIRNLMSIKMHTQVVPILYPTLSSIITNYNFIINKYLNYSIVSYQEGIVIYVSYIKIIIRDIFNRQIIYYLNNFKKLNQNILLTYKPIVWVGERINIGKILAVNSNLLYSEYSLGNNLLVGYGSYLGYEYEDAVIINKKILYNNLYTSLHLNIYEVSLNIINNIPEICSINLPKLYNIHKKYLDKYGIIKEGTFLLPNTILVSKLIFMPFIFNNKSLVNIINFLFGSKLRIFKNKPVISTINDIGRIIKIEVLSNYLYNKVKNNNIYLKIRIYIGIQKYLQLGDKICNRHGHKGVISYINDINDMPYLNNKIQPDLFVSAIGIPSRINIGQILEGIYGLNSLYLNNRYIISNNLNNNYYNNYINSFNYYKYNYSNNFEFNKISYNYNKYFLKNPFTGHLIHNSVCLNNIYYYKLIHMVKDKLRYRFIGLYSELTQQPIKGNTKQGGQRFGEMEVWALEAFGASFLFKEFFTYKSDDIKSRKLLKNYLFNHNKIKNTFISETFKLIIKELQSLAINIETFCVYNDQNSNLIEKLPINIIY